A DNA window from Spirochaetota bacterium contains the following coding sequences:
- a CDS encoding Ig-like domain-containing protein — MAKFSKAYYKIFSIILIQFLGLWSCTKLSDLIPRNRDSQVNEVDTTPPVVRIISPTNGQVFEQNTVRVVIRATDDKSGIKAVYLRLNNQGFVEVGRDNEISLNITANEGTNRIYAYALDNSQNRSSTVSLSFVVLSRPVVIISSPNDLSIFDNDQVSVTGSVTSYYQVSNVFLRVGDSGGFGVVNGTESWNTNLIFDTEGLHRIYVFALDVSNRVSRTNHISILVLLDKIHVSTAGNDTNTGLSKNLPVKTIQVGLQRAYEYQKTNILVQVGTYLPGDGLNTEIAGVIITNDNLRIIGGLNEDFSRIVGNSVLDARKELYHVVFATNISNILLMNFHIAGGSATNTDDAIHSRGGGIYLHSVINSEIANIIISNNYSVGEGAGIYLDMSVNCSIKATIVSNSIVPLTNESFGIANIRSSSGIFELVISSNNGRGFAWHSYYSQGFLENSIISHNNGGGLYVAGKFLTASNVSIFNNIASEGAGINLDFSGFAIFNSYITNNKGTVVNSSIRILGQIALNGNSTSEAISNCYIGGDGANTGSIGIDQVGYKPPNLLRDNKFITNTLQYLYKKFGDPNPTNDINAINNPSYFSPYGCDTGDNIVTNM, encoded by the coding sequence ATGGCCAAGTTTAGCAAAGCATACTATAAGATTTTCTCAATCATCCTGATACAATTCTTAGGTCTTTGGAGTTGCACTAAGTTATCAGATCTCATACCTAGAAATAGAGACTCACAAGTCAATGAAGTTGATACCACTCCTCCCGTAGTCAGAATAATATCCCCAACTAATGGTCAAGTCTTTGAACAAAACACCGTTAGGGTTGTGATACGAGCAACGGATGATAAAAGCGGCATTAAGGCAGTGTATTTAAGACTGAATAATCAAGGATTTGTGGAAGTTGGAAGAGATAATGAGATATCTCTGAACATTACAGCCAATGAAGGAACTAACAGGATATACGCTTACGCTTTGGACAATAGTCAAAACAGATCTTCTACTGTAAGCTTATCATTTGTTGTTCTTTCAAGACCTGTTGTTATTATATCATCACCTAACGACCTTTCTATATTTGATAATGACCAGGTTAGCGTCACAGGTAGTGTGACTAGTTACTACCAAGTATCAAATGTCTTTTTGAGAGTCGGGGATAGTGGAGGATTTGGAGTAGTGAATGGAACAGAATCATGGAATACAAATCTAATTTTTGATACTGAAGGACTTCATAGAATATATGTGTTTGCGTTAGACGTTTCAAACAGAGTTTCGCGAACAAATCACATAAGCATACTTGTGTTGTTAGACAAAATTCATGTATCAACTGCTGGAAATGACACAAACACAGGACTATCAAAGAACCTTCCAGTAAAAACGATACAGGTTGGATTACAGAGAGCATACGAATACCAGAAAACTAACATTCTTGTCCAAGTCGGCACTTACCTACCTGGAGACGGACTAAATACAGAAATCGCCGGAGTTATTATAACAAACGACAACTTAAGAATAATAGGTGGTCTAAACGAGGATTTTAGCAGGATTGTAGGAAATAGTGTCCTAGACGCTAGAAAAGAACTATACCATGTGGTTTTTGCGACTAATATAAGCAATATTCTTCTCATGAACTTCCACATAGCTGGTGGAAGTGCCACCAACACAGACGATGCAATTCACTCCAGAGGAGGAGGTATTTACTTACATAGCGTAATCAACTCTGAAATTGCTAACATCATTATATCAAACAACTACTCTGTAGGCGAGGGAGCAGGTATCTACTTAGATATGTCTGTTAATTGTAGTATAAAGGCTACAATCGTTAGTAATTCAATAGTTCCTCTTACTAACGAAAGTTTTGGTATAGCAAATATCCGTAGCTCATCAGGTATTTTTGAACTGGTTATAAGTAGTAACAATGGGAGAGGTTTTGCATGGCACTCTTATTACTCTCAAGGATTCCTAGAAAATAGTATAATATCACACAACAATGGTGGAGGATTATACGTTGCTGGAAAATTTCTAACTGCATCAAATGTGAGCATATTCAATAACATAGCCTCTGAAGGAGCAGGTATTAATTTGGATTTTTCTGGATTTGCGATATTTAACTCCTACATAACCAACAACAAAGGAACTGTTGTAAACTCCTCTATAAGGATACTAGGACAAATAGCACTTAATGGTAATAGTACATCCGAAGCAATCTCTAACTGCTACATAGGCGGTGATGGAGCAAATACTGGATCTATCGGGATAGATCAGGTAGGATATAAGCCTCCAAATTTACTTAGAGATAACAAATTCATAACTAATACTTTACAGTATCTTTACAAAAAGTTTGGAGATCCAAACCCAACTAATGACATAAATGCTATAAACAATCCTTCATACTTTTCACCTTACGGTTGCGATACTGGAGATAACATTGTTACGAATATGTAA
- a CDS encoding site-specific DNA-methyltransferase, which produces MTYEEKFFSKLRDVFIGAKVEGQGGFINLMRIKSKYYSRIEEKLKKDIEEALNEYPSFREELFDKLYSFFSTYFTESGSIYFNFTPFHKNVYERVYTDDRDVILFWKTHMLYYVKTDRIFRSMPVEFDGKKFYFDASTIENKRANEKRDLIYELKGIKEDGTVELSVFYSEKGRSSDTDSILREIGKRGLKITEEDLERAFRVFERQSEVDFFIN; this is translated from the coding sequence ATGACATATGAAGAGAAGTTTTTCAGCAAGTTAAGGGATGTGTTCATAGGTGCTAAGGTTGAGGGGCAGGGTGGGTTTATCAATTTGATGCGTATCAAATCAAAATACTACAGTAGGATTGAGGAAAAACTTAAGAAGGATATTGAAGAAGCATTGAATGAGTATCCATCTTTTCGCGAAGAATTGTTTGACAAGTTGTATAGTTTTTTTAGCACATATTTTACTGAGAGTGGTAGTATCTACTTTAACTTTACACCGTTTCACAAGAATGTTTATGAGAGAGTTTATACTGATGATAGAGACGTGATACTGTTCTGGAAGACACATATGCTTTACTATGTCAAGACTGATAGGATTTTTAGGAGTATGCCAGTGGAATTTGACGGTAAGAAATTTTATTTTGATGCATCAACGATTGAGAATAAGAGGGCTAACGAGAAGAGGGATTTAATTTATGAGTTAAAAGGAATAAAGGAAGATGGGACAGTTGAGCTTAGTGTTTTTTATTCGGAAAAAGGGAGGAGTAGTGATACTGATAGTATTCTAAGAGAGATTGGAAAAAGGGGGCTTAAGATTACTGAGGAGGACTTAGAGAGGGCGTTTAGGGTATTTGAGAGGCAGAGTGAGGTGGATTTTTTCATAAAC